One Setaria viridis chromosome 3, Setaria_viridis_v4.0, whole genome shotgun sequence DNA window includes the following coding sequences:
- the LOC117848474 gene encoding transport inhibitor response 1-like protein Os05g0150500, which yields MGRGGSRAAPAAAMPPWHALPDEVWEHAFSFLPADSDRGAAAAACRSWLRAERRSRRRLAVANCYAASPQDAVERFPSVRAVEVKGKPHFADFGLVPPGWGAAAAPWVAAAADGWPLLEELSFKRMVVTDDCLEMIAASFRNFQVLRLVSCEGFSTAGLAAIAAGCRNLRELDLQENEIEDCSIHWLSLFPESFTSLVTLNFSCLEGDVNIAVLERLVTRCRNLKTLKLNNSIPLDKLASLLRKAPQIVELGTGRFSADYHLDLFSKLEAAFAGCKNLRRLSGAWDAVPEYLPAFYCVCEGLTSLNLSYATVRGPELIKFVSRCKNLQLLWVMDLIEDHGLAAVASSCNKLQELRVFPSSPFDAAEQVSLTERGLVDVSAGCPMLESVLYFCRRMTNEALITIAKNRPNFTCFRLCIIEPHTPDYITHQPLDAGFSAIVESCKGLRRLSVSGLLTDRVFKSIGAHADRLEMLSIAFAGNSDLGLHYILSGCKSLKKLEIRDCPFGDKPLLANAAKLETMRSLWMSSCSLTLGACRQLARKMPRLSVEVMNDPRRACPLDSLTDESPAETMYVYRTIAGPRSDTPTWVQIV from the exons atgGGACGCGGCGGCTCGCGCGCGGCACCAGCCGCCGCGATGCCGCCGTGGCACGCACTCCCGGACGAGGTCTGGGAGCacgccttctccttcctccccgcGGACTCGGaccggggcgccgccgcggccgcctgccGCTCCTGGCTCCGCGCCGAgcgccgctcgcgccgccgcctcgcggtAGCCAACTGCTACGCCGCGTCCCCGCAGGACGCCGTCGAGCGCTTCCCATCCGTCCGCGCCGTCGAGGTCAAGGGCAAACCTCACTTCGCGGACTTCGGGCTCGTACCGCCCGGATGGGGTGCCGCCGCTGCGCCatgggtcgccgccgccgccgatgggtGGCCGCTGCTCGAGGAGCTCAGCTTCAAGCGCATGGTCGTCACCGACGACTGCCTCGAGATGATCGCGGCCTCCTTCAGGAACTTCCAGGTGCTGCGCCTCGTCTCCTGCGAGGGATTCAGCACCGCGGGGCTCGCTGCCATTGCCGCCGGCTGCAG AAATCTAAGAGAACTTGACCTGCAGGAGAATGAGATTGAGGATTGCTCTATTCATTGGCTCAGTCTCTTTCCGGAATCCTTCACTTCGTTGGTAACTCTAAATTTTTCATGCTTAGAGGGGGATGTTAATATAGCTGTACTTGAACGACTGGTAACCAGATGTCGCAACCTCAAGACTCTCAAGCTCAACAATTCTATACCTCTCGACAAGCTTGCTAGCCTTCTTCGCAAAGCTCCTCAGATTGTAGAGCTTGGAACAGGAAGATTCTCTGCGGATTACCATCTGGATCTCTTTTCAAAGCTTGAAGCAGCATTTGCTGGTTGTAAAAACCTAAGAAGGCTTTCTGGGGCTTGGGATGCTGTTCCAGAGTACCTGCCAGCATTTTATTGCGTATGCGAGGGCCTCACATCACTAAATCTGAGTTATGCTACTGTACGAGGCCCCGAACTGATAAAATTCGTTAGCAGATGCAAAAATTTGCAACTCTTATGG GTGATGGATTTAATTGAGGACCACGGTCTTGCTGCTGTGGCATCATCTTGTAATAAACTGCAGGAGTTGCGGGTCTTCCCTTCTTCTCCTTTCGATGCAGCTGAGCAGGTTTCATTGACTGAAAGAGGTCTTGTTGATGTCTCTGCTGGTTGCCCGATGTTGGAATCAGTCCTCTACTTCTGCAGACGGATGACCAATGAGGCCCTTATTACCATCGCAAAGAACCGGCCCAACTTCACTTGCTTCCGCCTATGCATCATAGAGCCACATACACCAGATTACATCACGCATCAGCCTCTTGATGCAGGTTTTAGTGCCATTGTGGAATCATGCAAGGGCCTTAGGCGGCTTTCTGTCTCAGGCCTTCTCACAGACCGTGTATTTAAATCCATCGGGGCACATGCTGATCGTCTCGAGATGCTCTCAATCGCCTTTGCTGGGAACAGCGACTTGGGCCTTCATTACATCCTTTCGGGCTGCAAGAGCTTGAAGAAGCTGGAGATCAGGGACTGCCCATTCGGTGATAAGCCCTTGCTGGCAAATGCTGCCAAGCTGGAGACAATGCGATCCCTTTGGATGTCGTCGTGCTCACTGACCCTGGGCGCATGCCGACAGCTTGCACGCAAGATGCCTCGCCTTAGTGTGGAGGTCATGAATGATCCTCGACGTGCATGCCCCTTGGACTCACTTACAGATGAGAGCCCCGCCGAGACGATGTATGTCTACCGGACAATTGCAGGTCCAAGGTCTGACACACCAACCTGGGTCCAGATTGTTTAA
- the LOC117849608 gene encoding double-stranded RNA-binding protein 2, protein MYKNQLQELAQRSCFNLPSYACIREGPDHAPRFKATVNFNGETFESPVFCSTLRQAEHAAAEVALNELSKRGPSSTLAAKVLDETGIYKNLLQETAHRAGLKLPVYTTVRSGPGHTPVFTCTVELAGKTFTGNPGKTKKQAQKNAAMAAWSELKQLPRVGEPSSSSCPSDQDDEEHEQAIVTRTLASLNLANGGKTLHQKEKQQSNNRPSSRRSYAKPNPSSYRSHLPNQAYPSVPPEQAMYHMWHQVQATQPAPRFPMVPSLGNTRFPPAAALLSMYTSPRGQFATTACQDGVGLLPCFPEAAPGLPRYFSPYPVTFVPRSPLPATVPKIHERRQDHAETVEFPDAAVFSQYGDQHKFQGKEDCTGTSASPCPRSGSSSTAHPSLQKRDPNEEKETLGSKHAEPNKSQGQQPKSSPSWVNPSIPAHGSIQRKHYTSSVQHDDPPQTSRSSLPELWSSRSPAAPRSGAAVPVNSPVSGYQQRHPWLAASVTVRTAVPVCSARPNAVNTPGGAARVRPIAQNCLDPETPRNTNNGERAPNSEL, encoded by the exons ATGTACAAGAACCAGCTCCAGGAGCTTGCTCAGAGGAGCTGCTTCAATCTACCGTCCTATGCGTGCATCCGGGAGGGACCAGATCATGCACCCCGGTTTAAGGCCACAGTTAATTTCAATGGAGAGACATTTGAGAGCCCAGTGTTTTGTTCTACTTTGCGGCAGGCAGAGCATGCGGCGGCTGAGGTAGCGCTCAATGAGTTATCAAAAAGGGGGCCTTCATCAACACTGGCCGCCAAAGTTCTG GATGAAACCGGGATATACAAGAATCTACTTCAGGAGACTGCTCATCGAGCTGGCTTAAAACTTCCAGTGTACACTACTGTTAGATCGGGGCCAGGTCACACACCTGTGTTCACATGCACAGTGGAGTTGGCAGGAAAGACATTTACTGGCAATCCTGGCAAGACCAAGAAGCAAGCTCAAAAAAATGCTGCAATGGCTGCCTGGTCTGAACTAAAGCAAC TGCCCCGGGTAGGTGAGCCGTCGTCCTCATCATGTCCATCTGATCAGGATGATGAGGAGCACGAACAGGCCATAGTTACTCGTACTCTTGCAAGCTTGAACCTGGCAAATGGCGGCAAGACGCTACATCAAAAGGAAAAACAGCAAAGCAATAACCGTCCATCATCACGAAGATCTTATGCTAAACCAAACCCGTCGTCATACCGATCACATttaccaaatcaggcttatcctAGTGTTCCACCGGAGCAAGCAATGTACCATATGTGGCACCAGGTGCAAGCAACACAACCAGCACCTCGTTTTCCAATGGTACCATCTCTGGGTAATACGAGGttcccaccagcagcagctttGCTCTCCATGTACACCTCACCTCGGGGGCAATTTGCCACAACTGCCTGCCAAGATGGAGTAGGTCTTCTTCCATGTTTTCCTGAAGCTGCTCCTGGCCTCCCAAGGTACTTCTCGCCTTACCCTGTCACCTTTGTGCCAAGAAGTCCTTTGCCAGCTACTGTTCCCAAAATTCATGAGAGAAGGCAAGATCATGCTGAAACAGTTGAGTTTCCTGATGCCGCTGTCTTCTCCCAATATGGTGATCAGCACAAGTTTCAAGGGAAAGAAGACTGTACTGGGACTAGTGCTTCCCCTTGTCCTCGCAGTGGCTCAAGCTCCACCGCACATCCATCTTTACAGAAGCGGGATCcgaatgaagaaaaagaaacttTGGGCAGTAAGCATGCAGAGCCAAATAAGTCCCAAGGACAACAGCCAAAGTCGTCACCATCTTGGGTTAACCCTTCTATTCCAGCCCATGGTTCTATCCAGCGAAAGCATTATACTAGCTCTGTTCAGCATGATGATCCTCCTCAAACGAGTCGGTCTTCGTTACCAGAATTGTGGTCTTCCCGCTCACCAGCTGCGCCCAGATCTGGAGCAGCAGTTCCTGTAAACTCACCAGTTTCGGGATACCAGCAGCGACACCCTTGGCTGGCTGCCTCTGTTACAGTCAGAACTGCAGTTCCAGTGTGTTCAGCTAGGCCGAATGCGGTGAATACACCTGGTGGAGCAGCTCGAGTACGACCCATTGCCCAGAACTGCTTGGACCCAGAAACTCCCAGGAATACGAATAATGGAGAAAGAGCCCCGAACAGCGAGCTCTGA
- the LOC117846810 gene encoding uncharacterized protein, with protein MASVAAAEGAAAALRSVLSRAQQAAARAGRAPGSVRVVAVSKTKPVPVIRGVYDAGHRCFGENYVQELIDKAPQLPEDIEWHFIGNLQSNKARALLAGVPNLDMVESVDDQKIASRLDRVVADLGRKPLKILVQVNTSGEESKFGVDPSGCVELAKHVKLNCPNLVFSGLMTIGMLDYSSTPENFKTLANCRKEVCKELGIPEEQCELSMGMSADFEQAIEMGSTNVRVGSTIFGAREYPKKN; from the exons atggcgtCCGTGGCTGCggcggagggcgcggcggcggcgctccgctcGGTGCTGTCGCGcgcgcagcaggcggcggcgcgggcggggcgcGCGCCGGGGTCCGTGCGCGTGGTGGCGGTCAGCAAGACCAAGCCGGTGCCCGTCATCCGCGGCGTCTACGACGCTGGCCACCGCTGCTTCGGCGAGAACTACGTCCAGGAGCTCATCGACAAGGCGCCTCAG CTTCCTGAGGATATCGAGTGGCACTTCATTGGGAACTTGCAAAGCAACAAAGCCAGAGCCCTACTTG CTGGCGTGCCAAATCTTGATATGGTTGAGAGTGTAGATGACCAGAAG ATTGCTAGCCGTCTTGATCGTGTGGTAGCTGACTTGGGGAGAAAACCCCTTAAGATTTTGGTCCAAGTCAACACTAGTGGAGAGGAAT CAAAATTCGGGGTAGATCCGTCAGGATGTGTGGAATTGGCTAAGCATGTCAAATTGAACTGCCCGAACCTTGTGTTTTCTGGCTTGATGACAATCGGGATGCTTGATTACTCCTCAACTCCAGAGAATTTCAAG ACACTGGCTAATTGCCGGAAAGAGGTTTGCAAGGAGCTTGGCATACCCGAAGAGCAATGCGAGTTGTCGATGGGCATGTCTGCTGATTTTGAGCAAGCG ATTGAAATGGGCAGCACAAATGTAAGGGTAGGATCAACCATATTCGGTGCTAGAGAGTACCCAAAGAAGAACTAG